A genome region from Acidobacteriota bacterium includes the following:
- a CDS encoding glycosyl hydrolase, which translates to MKRLMINQTSSLYIITLRKTSFRFYSILIVFALTLCFISNLTAQPVSKEIKPKYDLNLYKAMEWRNIGPFRGGRSTAVAGHPDLPYTYYFGGTGGGVWKTEDGGITWVNVSDGFFKTGSVGAIAVAESDPNVVYAGMGERCPRGNVSHGDGVYKSTDGGKTWKNIGLTDSRHIGKIVVHPKNPDIVYVAAMGHIFGPNTERGVFRSKDGGKTWEKILYKDNKTGAVDLVIDPANSRILYAALWEVYRNPWSLNSGGPGSGLHKTTDGGDTWVELTKNPGLPKGIIGKIGIAVSPAKPDRIWAIIEAEDGGVFRSDDGGKTWRLMNRERKLRQRAWYYTHIYADPKDPETIYVLNTGFYKSIDGGKTFPTTISVPHGDNHDLWIDQNNPLRMINANDGGANVSYNGGLSWTDQDQPTAQFYHVIVDNQFPYHVYGAQQDNTTVGIASRTTGLGIDRPDWYPVGGGESGYIAVRSDDPNIVYAGSYGGLITKYNHHTKEIQNISVWPDNPMGSGARDLKYRFQWTAPIFVSPHDSNILYIGGNHLFKSTDEGMSWEIISPDLTRNDKNKQGPSGGPITKDNTSVEYYCVIFALAESPDKKGVIWAGSDDGLIHVTKDGGKNWENVTPKELPEWTLISIIDASPHDPATAYVVATRYKHDDFKPYIYKTYDYGKTWKKITNGIPENDFTRVVREDPNHKGLLYAGTETSVYVSFDDGENWQSLQLNLPIVPIHDLMVHPREKDLVVATHGRSFWILDDLTPLYQLSDEIAKSKMYLFKPRDTYRMRGRDFMFPRANIGKNPPNGTIIYYYFKDKPEQEVKLEILDAKGNLVKTFTSMPKDEQPTIPEEIRIFFGEVGTQKVPADQGMNRFVWDLRYPDAVTVPGALLWAGTTRGAVAVPGTYQVRLKVGENSITQSFEVKQDPRIKTTAQEFQEQFDLLIKIRDKVSEAHEAVNQIRDIRKQLNDLIKRLKESASEKTLVESANVIIKKLSAIEEEIIQVKIESSQDALNYPIQLNAKLASLAGVVASADTKPTKQSYEVFDDLSSKLNAQLSKLKEVIDTDLAAFNQKLREQQIPSIFLKPTMKK; encoded by the coding sequence ATGAAACGTTTAATGATTAATCAGACTTCAAGCCTTTATATAATTACCTTAAGAAAAACTTCATTCCGATTTTATTCAATTTTAATCGTCTTCGCTTTAACACTTTGTTTTATTTCAAATCTCACTGCTCAGCCCGTTTCAAAGGAGATAAAGCCAAAGTATGACCTAAATCTTTACAAAGCGATGGAATGGCGAAATATTGGTCCTTTTCGTGGTGGGCGCTCTACGGCAGTAGCAGGTCATCCTGATCTACCATACACATACTATTTTGGTGGAACTGGAGGTGGGGTTTGGAAAACCGAAGATGGAGGTATTACTTGGGTTAATGTATCTGATGGGTTTTTCAAAACTGGCTCTGTTGGTGCAATTGCTGTTGCCGAGTCTGACCCAAATGTAGTTTATGCTGGTATGGGTGAAAGATGTCCAAGAGGAAATGTATCCCATGGTGATGGTGTGTATAAATCCACTGATGGAGGAAAGACTTGGAAAAACATTGGTCTTACTGATTCACGCCATATAGGGAAAATAGTAGTTCATCCTAAAAACCCTGACATTGTTTATGTTGCAGCTATGGGGCATATTTTCGGACCTAACACAGAAAGAGGCGTTTTCCGCTCTAAAGATGGTGGGAAAACCTGGGAGAAGATTCTTTACAAGGACAATAAAACAGGAGCAGTCGACCTTGTAATAGATCCGGCTAACTCGAGAATTCTATATGCTGCTCTTTGGGAAGTCTACCGTAATCCATGGAGTTTAAATAGTGGTGGCCCTGGCAGTGGGTTACATAAGACAACAGATGGAGGAGATACATGGGTTGAACTAACAAAGAACCCAGGCTTACCAAAAGGGATTATAGGAAAAATAGGAATTGCAGTATCTCCAGCAAAGCCAGATCGTATCTGGGCAATTATCGAGGCAGAAGATGGTGGTGTTTTTCGCTCTGATGACGGTGGGAAGACCTGGCGCCTGATGAACAGAGAAAGAAAACTTCGTCAACGGGCGTGGTATTATACCCACATCTATGCAGACCCAAAAGATCCCGAAACTATCTATGTGCTTAATACTGGTTTCTATAAGTCAATTGACGGTGGAAAAACTTTCCCAACGACAATCTCAGTTCCCCATGGAGACAATCACGACCTTTGGATAGACCAAAATAACCCTCTTCGCATGATCAATGCCAATGACGGAGGAGCTAATGTGAGTTACAACGGCGGCCTTAGCTGGACTGATCAAGACCAACCCACGGCTCAATTCTACCATGTTATAGTAGATAATCAGTTCCCATACCATGTTTACGGAGCACAACAAGATAATACCACTGTTGGCATCGCAAGTCGGACCACTGGACTTGGAATAGATCGGCCCGATTGGTACCCTGTTGGAGGGGGAGAAAGTGGATACATTGCTGTCCGTTCTGATGACCCAAACATTGTTTACGCAGGAAGCTACGGTGGACTTATAACAAAATACAACCATCACACAAAAGAGATTCAGAACATATCTGTTTGGCCTGACAATCCAATGGGTTCTGGTGCCAGGGATTTGAAATACCGTTTTCAATGGACTGCCCCTATTTTTGTCTCACCTCATGATTCAAACATCCTGTATATAGGAGGAAATCATCTGTTTAAAAGTACAGATGAGGGAATGAGCTGGGAAATTATCAGCCCAGACTTGACTCGTAACGACAAAAATAAGCAGGGCCCCTCTGGTGGTCCTATTACTAAAGATAACACAAGCGTTGAATATTATTGTGTCATATTCGCCCTTGCCGAATCACCTGACAAAAAAGGAGTTATTTGGGCTGGCTCAGATGACGGACTTATCCATGTGACAAAAGATGGAGGAAAAAACTGGGAAAATGTGACTCCTAAGGAACTACCTGAGTGGACACTCATAAGCATCATTGATGCATCTCCGCATGACCCTGCCACTGCCTATGTGGTAGCAACACGTTATAAGCACGATGATTTTAAGCCATACATATACAAAACCTACGACTATGGAAAAACATGGAAAAAAATTACCAATGGAATTCCGGAAAATGATTTCACTCGAGTGGTTCGTGAAGATCCAAACCACAAAGGATTGCTCTACGCAGGAACTGAAACAAGTGTTTATGTTTCCTTCGACGATGGAGAAAACTGGCAATCATTACAGCTTAACCTCCCAATTGTACCTATTCATGACTTGATGGTTCATCCTCGGGAAAAAGATTTGGTTGTTGCCACTCATGGACGTTCTTTCTGGATTTTAGATGATCTAACACCTCTTTATCAACTCTCTGATGAAATTGCCAAATCTAAAATGTATCTTTTCAAACCTCGAGATACATATAGGATGCGTGGCAGAGACTTTATGTTTCCAAGGGCTAACATTGGAAAGAATCCTCCAAATGGTACAATTATTTACTACTATTTCAAGGATAAACCAGAGCAGGAGGTAAAACTGGAAATATTAGACGCAAAGGGGAATTTAGTTAAAACCTTTACCAGTATGCCAAAGGATGAACAACCAACAATTCCTGAAGAGATAAGAATCTTCTTTGGGGAGGTAGGAACTCAAAAAGTGCCAGCTGACCAAGGAATGAACCGTTTTGTATGGGATCTTCGATACCCTGATGCTGTAACTGTACCAGGTGCCCTTCTCTGGGCTGGAACAACACGGGGAGCTGTTGCTGTACCAGGTACATATCAAGTACGTCTAAAAGTTGGTGAAAATTCAATTACTCAATCTTTTGAAGTTAAACAAGACCCAAGAATTAAAACAACAGCCCAAGAGTTTCAAGAACAATTTGATCTATTAATAAAAATCAGAGATAAAGTCTCTGAAGCCCATGAAGCTGTAAATCAGATTCGCGATATACGAAAACAACTAAATGACCTTATAAAACGACTGAAAGAAAGCGCAAGCGAAAAAACATTAGTCGAGTCTGCAAATGTAATAATTAAAAAGCTTTCAGCCATTGAAGAAGAAATTATCCAGGTTAAAATTGAAAGCAGTCAGGATGCCCTCAATTACCCGATCCAGCTAAACGCCAAACTCGCATCTCTTGCTGGTGTAGTAGCAAGTGCTGACACAAAACCAACAAAACAATCATATGAAGTCTTCGATGACCTTTCTTCTAAGCTAAATGCCCAGCTATCGAAGCTAAAAGAAGTTATCGACACTGACCTTGCTGCCTTCAATCAAAAACTCCGTGAACAGCAAATTCCTTCAATCTTTCTAAAACCAACTATGAAAAAATAA
- a CDS encoding TonB-dependent receptor, whose translation MKKKKKLIILLTFLTFSFIASFGQTRQTGKLDGRVIDINSKPLPGVEVAISSPSLMQPKLVTITNVEGMYYFPALPPGEYRIEYKLPGFKILVREGIQVRVGVTTSLRITMEMSPLEERVVVKGESPMVDLESSKVSVSLTSEFLKNLPTSRDIWVNLQYSPGIITSRFDVGGNTTGTQTGYETYGQSAQNRPLIDGVDTTEGTSGSGFYFDFAGIEEVQLTTFAADAERKVPGLTYQMIVKSGGNEFHGQAYFDYEDENFAKKTNIDDELRKKGVTVGTRMRTYYEYSGNLGGRIVKDKLWFFTSLRRQAAAKYVVGYFHPDGKQGDDFTNLDNITGKLTWQINKNNKLDLFMMWGNKHFPERGGSRFVPPESTSEQNSPTQASKLHYTRIFSENAFLEVIAGKFGYNWPMAPHTDKPAGYDVGTGMYFGSQPAWYGATLAANWFLARRRYQLNIVGNYYTEKLIKGKHDFRFGVEVLNEQGKRRIVGFPGHVYHYLKYGKALYVELYNTPVRTDDRLWTYSTFIQDNWALTKRLVLNLGLRWDAYENYIPEQFSPAGRFAPERKFREIRNVINWSDIAPRIGASYDLTGDGKTALKALFGRYYHNPSIGPSEAANPNALERKRYTWVDRNGNGYYDPGEEVSLITVLGGRFQRVDPKLKHPYTDEYGIILEREIIPYIGLRVGYLVKESKNFDQTINAAWPYNAFNIPVTVTDPGEDGIKGTADDRTLTLYNLNPAYKGKSDNLLTNVPGFKEKADNIEIYLMKRPHRGWMLMGSFVATHKKELRLPTVDRGVAVDPNSAIHNSADFWYWTGKLVGSVELPFKIGLSGTYTYQRGMRYGRRVQFTGFNQGLVTVWAEPYGSKFTPSVNLINLRIGRDFPIYKKHSLEVRLDVFNLLNSNTITSVDSITRVGFPRILEILPPRIARIGFTYKF comes from the coding sequence CCTTCTCTCATGCAACCCAAATTAGTAACAATAACAAATGTGGAGGGTATGTATTACTTTCCTGCATTACCACCAGGAGAATATCGCATCGAATATAAGCTTCCAGGTTTTAAAATACTGGTTCGAGAGGGAATTCAGGTTCGAGTAGGAGTTACTACATCATTGAGAATTACCATGGAGATGTCTCCCCTGGAGGAAAGAGTGGTCGTAAAAGGAGAATCACCAATGGTAGATCTCGAGAGCTCCAAGGTGTCAGTAAGTTTAACGAGTGAATTCTTAAAGAATCTACCCACTTCTCGGGATATCTGGGTTAACCTACAATATTCACCAGGAATCATCACCTCGAGGTTTGATGTGGGTGGAAATACAACTGGTACCCAAACAGGTTATGAAACTTATGGACAATCTGCCCAGAACCGCCCTCTAATTGATGGTGTGGATACCACAGAGGGAACAAGTGGGTCAGGATTCTACTTTGACTTTGCCGGGATCGAAGAAGTCCAGCTTACCACATTCGCTGCTGATGCAGAAAGAAAGGTTCCAGGTCTTACATACCAGATGATCGTTAAATCTGGAGGAAATGAATTTCACGGTCAAGCATATTTTGATTATGAAGATGAAAACTTTGCTAAAAAAACCAACATCGATGATGAACTACGTAAAAAGGGAGTAACGGTTGGAACACGAATGAGAACCTATTATGAGTATAGTGGAAATCTTGGCGGACGCATTGTAAAAGATAAACTATGGTTCTTCACATCTTTGCGTCGTCAGGCAGCAGCAAAATATGTGGTAGGTTATTTTCATCCGGATGGTAAACAGGGAGATGATTTTACTAACCTTGATAATATTACTGGCAAATTAACCTGGCAGATAAACAAAAATAATAAATTGGATTTGTTCATGATGTGGGGTAACAAGCACTTCCCTGAAAGAGGCGGGAGTCGTTTTGTTCCACCTGAAAGCACTTCAGAGCAGAACTCACCAACCCAGGCATCCAAGCTTCATTATACAAGAATTTTTAGTGAAAATGCATTCCTTGAGGTGATTGCTGGAAAATTTGGCTATAACTGGCCTATGGCACCCCACACAGATAAACCTGCTGGGTATGATGTTGGAACAGGAATGTATTTTGGCTCCCAGCCAGCATGGTATGGTGCTACACTTGCAGCAAACTGGTTTTTGGCACGACGTCGTTATCAATTAAACATTGTAGGAAACTATTATACTGAAAAGCTTATCAAAGGAAAGCACGATTTTCGTTTCGGAGTTGAAGTGCTCAATGAGCAAGGCAAAAGAAGAATCGTTGGATTTCCAGGACATGTTTATCATTATCTGAAATATGGAAAAGCCCTTTATGTGGAGCTATATAACACTCCTGTTAGGACTGATGACCGTCTCTGGACCTATTCTACATTCATTCAGGACAACTGGGCATTAACTAAAAGACTCGTCCTCAATCTGGGATTGAGATGGGATGCTTACGAAAATTATATACCAGAACAATTTTCACCTGCTGGTCGATTTGCTCCAGAACGAAAGTTTAGGGAGATTCGCAATGTTATCAATTGGAGTGACATAGCGCCCCGCATCGGAGCCTCATATGACTTAACCGGTGATGGAAAGACAGCTTTGAAAGCATTGTTTGGTCGTTACTACCATAATCCGAGCATAGGTCCCTCTGAAGCAGCTAATCCAAATGCCCTTGAGCGAAAGCGTTACACATGGGTTGACCGCAACGGAAATGGTTACTATGACCCTGGCGAGGAAGTAAGCCTTATAACTGTGCTGGGTGGTCGCTTTCAGCGTGTTGACCCCAAATTAAAGCATCCTTACACAGATGAATATGGAATCATACTTGAGCGGGAAATAATTCCCTATATAGGTCTTCGAGTAGGATATCTTGTGAAAGAAAGTAAAAATTTTGATCAGACAATCAATGCCGCATGGCCATATAATGCTTTTAACATTCCTGTAACTGTAACTGATCCAGGAGAAGATGGAATAAAAGGAACAGCAGATGACCGAACACTAACTCTTTATAACTTGAACCCAGCCTATAAAGGAAAATCAGATAACCTTCTTACCAATGTTCCAGGGTTTAAAGAGAAAGCTGATAATATCGAAATTTACCTCATGAAGCGTCCCCATCGAGGATGGATGCTTATGGGTTCTTTTGTAGCAACTCATAAAAAAGAGTTAAGACTTCCAACTGTTGATCGGGGAGTTGCTGTAGATCCAAATTCTGCAATTCACAACAGTGCAGATTTTTGGTATTGGACAGGTAAGCTTGTAGGATCAGTTGAGCTACCATTTAAAATTGGCCTAAGCGGGACATACACTTACCAGCGTGGAATGAGATATGGAAGAAGAGTCCAATTTACTGGCTTTAACCAGGGTCTTGTTACAGTCTGGGCTGAACCTTATGGCTCAAAATTCACTCCAAGCGTCAACCTAATTAACTTAAGAATAGGTAGAGACTTTCCAATTTACAAAAAACATTCATTAGAAGTTCGATTAGATGTTTTTAATCTCCTAAATTCCAACACTATTACCAGTGTTGATTCGATTACTCGGGTGGGCTTCCCAAGAATTTTAGAAATTCTTCCCCCCAGAATTGCCCGTATTGGATTCACCTACAAATTCTAA